CATACTGAAATGTCTCCAGTTCACATATCCCCTTCTCAGCAGACACCATTTTCTCCATTTTAGACAGAATGTGGGCCAGTTTGTCTACAACATTCTGTAGTTTGCTGCATTCCTCCTCTAGCTCTGGGTTGCTGTGATATGCACTTCTTTCTGCAGGAGCTGCAGATGAACTTTGGTCCTCCATCATGAACTCAGGCTCCTTCACAGACTCTTTACTCAGTCTGAAGTTGACTATTTTGGTTGCAATGGTGGATCCTTCATCACTTAGACGCTCCCATTTTAGGATTAAATTATGCCAGTTTGCTGTGTTATCCTTCAGTTTTCTGGCACTTCCAGTCAAGTTGCCTTTTCTTCCAGGGGGTGTAGCCTCATTCATTTCAAATGGAGCTCTGTCATTAGTATAACACAATAAACCATTAAACTCATGGTAACCTCTTAACATCTTGTTTATGATGCATGCTGGCTGTCTTTCTCACTCTGTGGTAGATTCAACGCTGAAACACTCGCTActgcctctcgaggtttcttcctcatgtcgtctgagggagtttttccttgccaccgtcaccacaggcttgctcattggggatagattagggataaaattagctcatgttttaagtcattcaaattctgtaaagctggtttgcaacaatgtttattgctaaaagcgctatacaaataaacttgacttgactttcttatcaagtatttaaaagaaacagaaatagctaaaataacatagtcccagggcggcacagtggtgtagaggttagcactgtcacctcacagcaagaaggtccgggtttgagccccatggcctgcgagggcctttctgtgtggagtttgcatgttctccccatgtccacatgggtttcctctgggtgctccggtttcccccacagtctaaagacatgcaggttaggctaactggtgactctaaattgaccgtaggtgtgaatgtgattgtgaatggttgtctgtgtctatgtgtcagccctgtgatgacctggccacttgtccagggtgtaacccgcctatcgcttgtagtcagctgggataggctccagcttgcctgcgaccctgtagaacaggataaagcagctagagataatgatatgagatgtTCTTACATAgtattgatgtcttcagtattgttctataatgcagaaaacagtcaaaatacagaaaaaaatctatgaatgagtggggtgcacaaacttttgactgcaacTCTACATGCAGATTAAAGAGTTTAATAAGAAAAACAGGCAGAGAAATCCAAAATAAATGGTCAAAAACAGGCTCAGAGTCAAGCGACTGGCAAATAACTTGAACGAGAAAAAATCCAGAAAACACAAAAAACCAGGAACAGAGTCAAAAACCACAAGAGCATGAAGACTTGAACAAGAGGCTCAGTAATATTAGGCATATGTGCACTGAGCAATGAACATATGAACAGCATGTCTTATATGCTGTGAGTGTGCTGTGAAATAAGTCCAGGTATGTGTAATCAGGAATctggtgaatgtgaatgtgagcaGTTCTGTGGTGCTTGTTGTCATAACTTACATTACAGCCATGTTTGAAGGGCATGGTGTATTCTGGGAAAGTGCAGTCCGACCCCTGATGCGATAACACAATAACATCTAGTAATGCCAAACATAAGCCCATCCATGATGAGTTATATACATGATGAATAAAACATTAGGCCTGGCACAAATCAGATCACAGTATTTCTTTTtcattataatatatatacattATAATGAAAAGGAAATACTGTTTAGATCCTGAAGTTTGTACTCTTTCAttccacaagtagtcgtgctctgtatgtgaattagatcaaaCAATTAGTTAGACAATCTcgattac
The genomic region above belongs to Neoarius graeffei isolate fNeoGra1 chromosome 6, fNeoGra1.pri, whole genome shotgun sequence and contains:
- the LOC132887381 gene encoding cyclin-dependent kinase 2-interacting protein-like, which gives rise to MNEATPPGRKGNLTGSARKLKDNTANWHNLILKWERLSDEGSTIATKIVNFRLSKESVKEPEFMMEDQSSSAAPAERSAYHSNPELEEECSKLQNVVDKLAHILSKMEKMVSAEKGICELETFQYGEKGRPTPLFQTWSTSQFAEVSFGLYEDYKQELALKRAILREVAHTTNPDLCMVYLSCWLYQSYIQDNTKLLLESLLMEMGYRTV